agctgccctgtttgggtgacccgcctcctccttcaccaggggagcgggatgacctgcagggacatgctgaggagtttaacggttatctatacgataaaatcgctcagcttagggacggtctggaccaaaattgtggcgattcagacggggtatctgaggcggtcttggtgatgttgtttgggatgagtttgaccctgtgactccgaggacatggacaggttgctgggtagattgaatgccaccacgtgtttactggacccgtgcccctcctggctggtgctggccactcaggaggtgacacgaggctggctccagggattcagcttcttccttgttggaggagtctttccggccgccttgaaagaggcggtggtgaggccctcctcaagaagccttcctggacccggctgttttaggtgtcgtccggtctccaaccttcgctgcggcgaaggttgtagagagtatggtggcatatcagtttcccctgcacctggaggaaactgtctatctggacccgttccagtccggcttcgaccgttacagcactgagacggctttggtcgcgttggtggatgatctctggagggccaggataggggttattcctctgccctggtcctattagacctctcagcggcttttgataccatcgaccatggtatcctgctgcgccggttggagggattgggagtgggaggcaccgtttatcggtggttctcctcctatctctccgaccgatgcgaaacgtgttgacgggggcagaggtcgcccgggcgcctcacttgtggggtgccgcggggtgattctctcgccttctgttcaacatctatatgaagccgctgggtgagatcatcagtggcttcgtgtgaggtaccagctgtacgctgatgacacccagctgtacttttccacgggccaccccaatgaagctatcaagtgctgtcccggtgtttggaagccgacgggtctggatggggagaaacaggctcaagctcaatcctccaagacggagtggctgtggatgccggcatcccggtacagtcagctgagtccggctgactgtcgggagcgagtcattggccccggcggagagggtgcgcaatttgggcgttctcctggatgcacggctgtcttttgaagaccatttgacggccgcctccaggagagctttccaccaggttcgcttggtgcgccagttgcgcctttctagaccgggatgccttgtgcacagtcaccacgcccttgtgacgcctcgcctgactactgcaatgctctctacatggggctcccttgaagggcatccggaggctgcagttagtccagaatgcagctgctggtgatagagggagccctcgtggctcccgagtgacacctatcctgcgaggctgcactggctacctgtggccttcgggtgcgcttcaaggtgttggtgaatgtcttaaagcgcccatggcatagggcgggttgcaggaccgcctgctgctaccgaatacctctcaccgacccgtgcgctctcacagagggactcctcagggtgccgggcgcgacagtgtcgtctggcgacacccagggaagggccttctctgtggggctcccgccctctggaacgaactccccaggacttcgtcaacttccggacctcagaccttttcgcatgagcttaaaacttacttatttatctgcgctggactgggttagttttttaagttatgggttttttaatgggttttatctccaaattttaattgtggccaatttaaataagttttttaattgtattttaattgtatttatagtggattgtattttatttattgtgaaccgccctgagtccttcgggagaagggcggtatacaaatttaaataataaataaataaataaaagatgaaggGTCTTGAAGCAGCAAGAGTGAAGAATGTTCcataaaatattcaataaatattCAATAAAGTTGAAGGAAGTGACCTTAACTGGTACTGGAGATCACCTTTCACAATGAAGATCTGGGGTCTCTTCTCCGTGCCAAGAGATCAATCTTCAGCTCAGTGCAGAGTTTCATAAATGCAAAACACTCATGGAACAAAGGCCCCCTTGCTCATCTTCAAAGATTTTTCTCTTCCTATCTGCCCGTTGACCAGTACAACAGTTGTTTACAGCATTGCCTCTGTGTGgggcatctgatttcattttggcTTCACAGGCAGAATTCCTTGAGTCTGCTTGTGCACCACATCATCTCCTTTTGGGTTTTGACTTTGAACCTCATTAGTTCACACTGGATGTATCCTTTCCTTCCCATTGGCTTTCTCAATTCTGCAGTGACAATTATGAGTGGGAGAGATAAAGGACATCCTTTGCCATCTTTATTTTTCAAGTCATTATTGGTTCTTCTAAGATTTTTATCCTCTATTCCTCAGTTCAGATCCTTCATTCCAGCTCAACTGGAGGAGTCCTGCCAGAGAGCTTTCTGTGTTTATGTAACATTGCCccttttctcttccattccagCTTCAGCCTTTCCTTCGAAGCTCTCAGTTttataataattccatccatgggGTCTATTTGGATGAGACTGGAGAGCTGGTAGCAGACCTGGACATTGTGAACACGGTTCTTTCCCACAATATGTCTGTTAGCCAAGTGACAGTTGGAAGTCTAGAAAGAGTGGGATCCTCGCATTTCAAGTTCATGATGAACCAGAATGCTATTGCAAACATGGAAATGTTGAACAAGGTAGAGAAAatcccagaggtgggcttcaaaaaatttagaaggggttctctgcccagttgctgggtgggtgtggccatattgggcatggcctagtcggcctcctgcaccatgatgtGTGTGAGTGGGTGTTTTTtctctccctgggctccagaggctttcctcgagccttcaggaaggcaaaaatggcctccccaggctctggaggccatctggaggccttcccgaacatccagtaggcccatttttcaccctccccaatccTCCTCACGTgccctgcgcttacctgcatccaaaatggattcctgggaggggaagagaagggtgggcaaggccagccaggagtgggatttgggggttctccgaactgcacagaatcttagctagaggttctcctgacctcctgcgaacccccaacagccccacccctggaaaatactttatttttttttcaatgtcttACCAAGTGGATGCCAGAGCTGGGGAAGGGACAGGCTTGGGTATCATCTCAATTCTCCCAGAGGAGAAACTTAACTTttggtttgttgttcaggagtctGTAAGAAAAATATTCTTAACTATTCCAGTTAACTGTGTATCAGTCTTCTGCAAGGGAGCTAGAATTAAATCATAGGACAAAACGATTGATTTTACCAAAATAGAAATCCATTCGACTTACTCTTGAGTCGATacatagaacagaattttattggccaagtatgattggacacacaaggaatttgtcttggtgcatttgctgtcAGTgtagaagttaaaataaaattgtactGGGAGAAAAATTAGAAGAGTAGATAAAAAGGCCTACATCATGCAGCCAAATCTGTTGGATGGACTCTAAGTTTAGCTGAGCCTTGAACTGGAAATGTCCAAAGTTCTCCCTTTACCCCCGTAAGGAATACAATAATTCATGCTGTGGATGTATTTATTTCATTCTCTCTGCCCAGCCTCTGCCTCCTTCCAGGTGTGTGGAAAGCTGTCCTCCTGGATTCATGAAGGTGGCTCAGGAAGGGAAGCCCATCTGCTGCTACAATTGCCGCCCTTGTCCCGAAGGAAGCACCTCCACCAAGGAAGGTGGGTGACAGCAGGAGAAAGGGACAGACTTTGGGGAGGACCACAAATCCTGAGATTTTACTTGAACGTGAATTTGAAAGGATTGGTAATAAAGGGTCCCACCTCTTTGAGTCTTGATCAAATTACATTTGAATGTGACTCATAAGAACTGATCTTGGAGATTAATCTGGTATCTAGCACAAGCAAAAAGGGATAGAGATCATGGATAAAGATGCAGGATAAGTGGGGGTTGAATATTGTGAGAGAGGTGACCTCTCTTGCTCTTTATCTTTTAGGACACATCTTCCATCTTTCAAATTACTATTTACTTCATTGCTCTTGTTAGAAATTACATTTATATAGGGCACCACAGAACAAACAAAGAGTACATTCACCATGTGTCTTACTTCTCAACTATTTAACTGTAAATACTTAGAACAAAGGAGCATagagtatataccatagatccaaacttgtaaacactgTCATCTACTCctgaatactactgtagttgttgtatagaaatacattccaacaCTGAATTCGAAAAACAGCACTCCACAATTACTCCTATATTTGTCCCATTTTGGATCTTAGTTCTATAAATCTGTTTCTTATGCTTCTCTCTTCTTATgcttagggatgtggtggctctgtggcttagatgctgagcttgtcgattgatgggttggcagttcagcggtttgaatccctagttctgcgtaacagggtgagctcccattacttgtcacagcttctgccaacctagcagttcgaaagcaagtaaaaaatgcaagtagaaaaatagggaccacctttggagggaaggtaacagcgttccacgcgcttttggtgtttagtcattctggccacatgaccatggagatgtcttcagacagcgctggctctttggctttggaacggagatgagcaccgccccctaaagtcaggaacgactagcacatatgtgcaaggggaaccttttcctttacttTATGTttctccttgtccttcttttcctcttcttcttgacATCTTGGGTGTCTTCAGAGCTGGCACTGCTGCTGTGGTTTTGACCTTGGCTCTCTTAACTGCTGACACTGGAGCTGCTGGAGCTCTGGCTGGGGCTGGGCTGGAGTACCATGGCAGTGGTTGAAGTCTCTTTTGAATTCTCCTTCCCATCTCTGGGTCTTAATGTTTCACGAGCAACATCGGATAGATGTTTAGCTAGGGTGCCTTTATTGCTTCTGTAGTGTCTCCTGATTGAAGCCTCTTGTGGCCTGGCTTCTTCCTTTGTAACATTTGGATAGTCTTTCTCAGTTAAGTTCTTTATTGTGTCAGGTCTTCTGTGCCCAAGTTGCCTGTGCCATGTGTGTATGCAGTCTGAATGTTTTTCCTCCTTGGCAGTACGAACCACCTGAATGAAGTTAACTGATTCAGTTCATCTGTAATTTTAGCCTTTGGAAGTAAGATATCCCCTTCTGTGATAATACAACTGCTCCATTTAAAAGTCACTAGATTGCCTTGTTTTTGTGAGCTTGTTCACCGACAAAATATTAGTTTCAAGAGCAGGGACAGAGAGTACATTTTTGACAATTATCTTTCTGGTGACACTCTGGGAAATAGGACAGTaaagaaaacaatatcctattcCTTCTGATTCCATTATTTGCCCATTAGctgtggtgattttttttttctgttttactctGGTCAAGGTGAGTTAAGAAATTTCTGTCATTTGTCATGTGCCTTGTAGATTCTGAATCAACACATCATGTTTGCAAATATGAGGTGCAACTTTTAGATTGAAAAACATGTTCATTATCTTTTAAGTAATTATCTATTAAGTAATAGTGCTGCAACTTGaaaatcttttatttcttctcctatACCTCTCAGGAGTTCAACCATTTCCAAAGTTCCAAGCttatgtaatagcaatagcaatagcacttagatttatatactgcttcacagtgtgttactgttgtgccttgcccgccctcctctccgcagccgggcccctcccagctcctgttatctgagccagagactgatagtgaagaagaatggcctggcatgcctccagcccccagccctggcaccatgcccggacagactgagcaaacaaacctccttcctacagcgtgtgagcacgaagccagccacaagctagaattgccagcagctgaggatgaacagacacagtggacagatccccgcttccggagaatggagaggcgacatcagcaaaaggaagggaggggcaggcctggataagtgctgagtcatggagccacaccccatggcctatataaaggatctgctttttgtcattccttgagtcaggcaaagtctcatctggttgctgaagtcacaccttggatttctgcctgccctgagaactctgacaggaatttggcaaagctgcagaggcttcgtggccacacttgatacagacttcccagacccagccgtcagaggaggagtgggacacgacagttacagccctctctaagtgggctcttgccctcaataatctggatccttattttacccaccttggaaggatggaagactgagtcagccttgagctggttagGTTTGAACTGCCAAACGGCTGTCAATCAGCAAtcagcagacgtagcctgcaatactacattctaatcatTGTGTCACCATGCATGTACTTCATTCCACTATAAGCTGGATCTCATTGGTGCCTTAAAGCATCGACAAAAGGCTGGGCCCAGTTTTTAGCAGGTTCAGCAGTGAAAAGGTAAAAGGGTAGAACTGCCTGCCTTCTTTgaatcctttccttttcccttcttctctctcagtcaatgaaatcaatgaacaccaaaaaagaaaagtaacatTAAGCTGTTCTAGCAGAAGGGTAATGAAAAGATGTATTGTCTACACACAGTCATTCACACAAGTTTACCCAAACAAtgcatttgaatttatttatttttttgcatttatatcctgcccttctctgaagactcaggggggcttacactatgttagcaatagtcttcatcctatttgtatatttatatacaaagtcaacttattgcccccaacaatctgggtcctcattttacctaccttataaaggatggaaggctgagtcaaccttgggcctggtgggactagaacctgcagtaattgcaagcagctgtgttaataacagactggatTAGTCTGTTGAGTCACAAGAGGCCCTGTTAAATTGAGATCCTATTCTTGCTCTTTTTCAGATGCAGACAAATGCACCAAATGTCCAGATGATCAACATCCAAACATCAATTGAGTTCACTGTATTTCCAAGATTAAAAGCTATCTTTCTTATAAGGAAAATCTGGGGATTATCCTGACTTCCATTGCCTTGTTCCTCTCTTTAACCACAGGCTTTGGCTTGGGGATCTTCATTAAATTCATGGAAAAAccaattgtcaaagccaacaaccgggacctctcctacatcctcctggtTTCACTCCTGCTTTCCATCTTGACCTCCTTCCTCTTCATTGGCCGGCCAAGGAAGATGACCTGCCTCCTTCGACAAACAGCCTTCAGCATCATCTTCTCAATTGCCATTTCTTCTATCTTGGCCAAAACGATCACAGTGGTGTTAGCCTTCTTGGCCACCAAACCAGGGAATAAAGTGcagagatggttggggaagagcttggccaactccattgTCCTTTCTTGTTCTGGTCTCCAAGCTGTCATCTGTAGCATTTGGTTGGGAACTTTCCCcccattccctgactctgacATGCACTCCCAACCTAGAGAGATCATCCTTCAATGCAATGAAGGTTCTATCATCATGTTTTATGTTGCCCTCGGATACATGGGCTTCCTGTCTGCCGTCTGTTTTacagtggctttcctggccaggaatctccctggggccttcaacgaagccaagctgatctccttcagcatgctggtcttctgcagtgtctgttagaaaaccagctgataacactcagtcgttaatcatccctcccccactgttatgtcagccgacactcttaataggctcctttcccttaccctgtacggtggtatgatacatctcatttccttaatagttttataatacagaaataaacatttcacattctatctactgatataatcattcaaaagtatatgaagattggagtggaggctgacaattaGTCTGTTGAGTCACAAGAGGCCCTGTTAAATTGAGATCCTATTCTTGCTCTTTTTCAGATGCAGACAAATGCACCAAATGTCCAGATGATCAACATCCAAACATCAATCGAGTTCACTGTATTTCCAAGATTAAAAGCTATCTTTCTTATAAGGAAAATCTGGGGATTATCCTGACTTCCATTGCCTTGTTCCTCTCTTTAACCACAGGCTTTGGCTTGGGGATCTTCATTAAATTCATGGAAAAAccaattgtcaaagccaacaaccgggacctctcctacatcctcctgCTTTCCCTCCTGCTTTCCATCTTGACCTCCTTCCTCTTCATTGGCCGGCCAAGGAAGATGACCTGCCTCCTTCGACAAACAGCCTTCAGCATCATCTTCTCAATTGCCATTTCTTCTATCTTGGCCAAAACGATCACAGTGGTGTTAGCCTTCTTGGCCACCAAACCAGGGAATAAAGTGcagagatggttggggaagagcttggccaactccattgTCCTTTCTTGTTCTGGTCTCCAAGCTGTCATCTGTAGCATTTGGTTGGGAACTTTCCCcccattccctgactctgacATGCACTCCCAACCTAGAGAGATCATCCTTCAATGCAATGAAGGTTCTATCATCATGTTTTATGTTGCCCTCGGATACATGGGCTTCCTGTCTGCCGTCTGTTTTacagtggctttcctggccaggaatctccctggggccttcaacgaagccaagctgatctccttcagcatgctggtcttctgcagtgtctggatGTCCTTTGTGCCAgcttacctgagcaccaaagggaagtaCACGGTGGCTGTTCAGATCTTCTCTAgcttggcctccagtgctggtctgttggGCTGCATCTTCTTCCCTAAAtgctacattattatttttaggcCAGATCTGAATACAAAAGAACATTTGatgtcaaaataaaatttaaaaatgacttttacaaatctattgtctttcaaaaacatcattaacagGTTTTGACCATTTAACATTTGTTTCATGGTTCCGAGTAATGCCCTCAACCGAGTTAGGACTCTAAGGTCTATCGTCTGCTCAGAGATCCTTTTTACTGGGTGCATCATATCAGCATGTTCAAAAGTGAAACCAACTCTAAACTTTTCCCAT
This genomic window from Ahaetulla prasina isolate Xishuangbanna chromosome 2, ASM2864084v1, whole genome shotgun sequence contains:
- the LOC131190425 gene encoding vomeronasal type-2 receptor 26-like; protein product: MVNMKALTEDWKILSFLFAIQAINKNPNILFNVTLGYNIYDNYFTAQMTSEALLDLLSEGEANVPNYSCGRQRNTMAVLEGADTDISFQILTMLGTYKIPQINHGFDSQVLSDENPFFYPMLPAEGSQYPGMVKLVLHFRWTLVGLLAPDNENGQSFMRTMTSLLVRNGICPVLSQTFSPASWNANIDSDLYFSWRKVKVFIYGADLTSFHAGISVLFQIFEMITEPPKGKVLIFTIRWDFTIYLSNKPFHIQYIHSIFSFPMKKNQISKYGWFLKFYSLMRHFEETSFLCSYTNNTLSVKVWRRCRQREDLEALKEEEMDPILTGDNYFIYNTIWAVARALNAAYISRSRRTFKDGKNLKTPMLKAWQLQPFLRSSQFYNNSIHGVYLDETGELVADLDIVNTVLSHNMSVSQVTVGSLERVGSSHFKFMMNQNAIANMEMLNKPLPPSRCVESCPPGFMKVAQEGKPICCYNCRPCPEGSTSTKEGFGLGIFIKFMEKPIVKANNRDLSYILLVSLLLSILTSFLFIGRPRKMTCLLRQTAFSIIFSIAISSILAKTITVVLAFLATKPGNKVQRWLGKSLANSIVLSCSGLQAVIYADKCTKCPDDQHPNINRVHCISKIKSYLSYKENLGIILTSIALFLSLTTGFGLGIFIKFMEKPIVKANNRDLSYILLLSLLLSILTSFLFIGRPRKMTCLLRQTAFSIIFSIAISSILAKTITVVLAFLATKPGNKVQRWLGKSLANSIVLSCSGLQAVICSIWLGTFPPFPDSDMHSQPREIILQCNEGSIIMFYVALGYMGFLSAVCFTVAFLARNLPGAFNEAKLISFSMLVFCSVWMSFVPAYLSTKGKYTVAVQIFSSLASSAGLLGCIFFPKCYIIIFRPDLNTKEHLMSK